The following are from one region of the Ruegeria sp. THAF33 genome:
- a CDS encoding TVP38/TMEM64 family protein yields the protein MVFIAVLIALLIATIWLWLSGALGAGLSREVITAWVDWAGPFGPIVIIGFMTAAVVASPIPSAPIAVAAGVAYGHGLGTALVAIGAELGALLAFLIARWLGRDALRRWFGDKLDIGLLGSQNALMLTVFTSRLMPFVSFDMLSYAAGLTRLQFWRFALATLAGLLPASFVLAHLGSQITETATGGTSLAVIGIGLLTGAPLIWLAWKRKMPVGSSDHELSQINATDPSGPKLLENGGNPK from the coding sequence TTGGTTTTCATCGCGGTTTTGATCGCGTTGCTGATCGCCACCATCTGGTTGTGGCTGTCGGGCGCGTTGGGCGCAGGACTATCGCGCGAAGTCATTACTGCGTGGGTGGATTGGGCCGGCCCGTTCGGACCCATTGTCATCATCGGCTTCATGACAGCCGCAGTGGTTGCCAGCCCAATCCCCAGCGCTCCGATCGCTGTCGCTGCCGGGGTGGCATATGGGCATGGGCTGGGAACCGCATTGGTTGCTATCGGGGCGGAGTTGGGGGCGCTGCTGGCGTTCCTGATAGCCCGTTGGTTGGGGCGCGACGCGCTGCGCCGGTGGTTCGGCGACAAGCTGGACATAGGGTTGCTTGGATCGCAGAATGCCCTGATGTTGACCGTGTTCACCAGCCGCCTGATGCCTTTCGTTTCTTTCGACATGCTCAGCTACGCCGCCGGTCTGACCCGACTTCAATTTTGGCGGTTCGCACTGGCCACCTTGGCTGGACTCTTGCCGGCCAGTTTCGTTTTGGCCCATCTGGGCAGCCAGATTACCGAAACCGCGACAGGCGGCACCAGCCTTGCGGTTATCGGGATTGGGCTGTTGACGGGGGCGCCACTTATTTGGTTGGCTTGGAAACGCAAGATGCCCGTTGGCTCTTCAGACCACGAATTGAGCCAGATCAATGCGACCGATCCAAGCGGTCCTAAACTGTTGGAGAATGGAGGAAACCCTAAGTGA
- a CDS encoding calcium-binding protein produces the protein MKRTFTLAAGAIAATLMALPALAAGQHGSSAQMQGHQGGMMQGAPGGMMGDHAGMMQMMMKMHGQMMGGMHGKGMMGGNWLAVMDMDEDGRPSESEIAEGLKARMQAHDVNGDGNLSIDEFEALHSGMIRETMVDRFQHLDANGDGAVTTGEIEKGAKTMSPKHGMKSSKPVTKASETNN, from the coding sequence ATGAAACGTACCTTCACGCTGGCCGCTGGAGCCATTGCCGCGACTTTGATGGCGCTGCCCGCGCTTGCCGCCGGTCAGCATGGCAGCAGCGCGCAGATGCAGGGCCATCAGGGCGGCATGATGCAGGGTGCGCCCGGCGGCATGATGGGCGATCACGCAGGCATGATGCAAATGATGATGAAAATGCATGGCCAGATGATGGGTGGTATGCATGGCAAGGGTATGATGGGCGGCAACTGGCTGGCGGTTATGGACATGGACGAGGACGGTCGCCCGAGCGAATCTGAGATCGCCGAAGGTCTGAAGGCCCGGATGCAGGCGCATGACGTCAATGGAGATGGCAACCTGTCGATTGATGAGTTCGAAGCGCTGCATTCCGGGATGATCCGCGAAACCATGGTGGACCGTTTTCAGCATCTGGATGCCAATGGCGATGGCGCGGTGACCACAGGGGAAATCGAGAAAGGCGCGAAGACGATGTCGCCGAAACACGGCATGAAGTCCTCGAAACCTGTGACAAAGGCTTCTGAAACCAACAACTGA